A single window of Synechococcus sp. CBW1004 DNA harbors:
- the lipB gene encoding lipoyl(octanoyl) transferase LipB: protein MEPSTTANLFVAAVPVPFAQAWRWQRALQARLLADPRAPEALVLLQHQPCYTLGRGASLEHLHFDPAAPPLPLHRIDRGGEVTHHAPGQLVLYPVLDLRRRGSDLHLYLRSLEQVVIDLLAELGLRGERVAGRTGVWLEGRKVAAIGVGARRWISQHGLALNVEMPLDGFGAITPCGLTGLPVGRLVDWIPGCTADALAPALLRQAATCLQLELGAARPMEELDKLAGEFLATGLL, encoded by the coding sequence GCCCTTCGCGCAGGCCTGGCGCTGGCAGCGCGCCCTGCAGGCGCGCCTGCTGGCTGATCCACGGGCGCCCGAGGCGCTGGTGCTGCTGCAGCACCAGCCCTGCTACACCCTCGGCCGCGGCGCCAGCCTGGAGCACCTCCACTTCGATCCGGCCGCTCCGCCCCTGCCGCTGCATCGCATCGACCGCGGCGGCGAGGTGACCCATCACGCCCCCGGCCAGCTGGTGCTTTATCCCGTGCTCGATCTGCGCCGCCGCGGCTCCGACCTGCACCTCTATCTGCGCAGCCTTGAGCAGGTGGTGATCGATCTGCTCGCTGAGCTCGGCCTGCGCGGTGAGCGGGTCGCCGGACGGACGGGCGTGTGGCTGGAGGGCCGCAAGGTGGCGGCGATCGGGGTGGGGGCCCGCCGCTGGATCAGCCAGCACGGCCTGGCGCTGAATGTGGAGATGCCGCTGGACGGGTTCGGGGCGATCACCCCGTGCGGCCTCACGGGCCTGCCGGTGGGGCGCCTGGTGGACTGGATCCCCGGCTGCACCGCTGACGCCCTCGCCCCGGCCCTTCTGCGCCAGGCGGCGACCTGCCTGCAGCTGGAACTGGGGGCTGCCAGGCCGATGGAGGAGCTGGACAAGCTTGCGGGCGAGTTCCTGGCCACCGGGCTGCTCTGA